CGAGGCTGACCCGGGTGGCCGCGTACCGCACCGCGCGGACCCGTTCGTTCAGCGCGTCCAGCATGTCGTTCATCCGTGCCGACCTTCGTTCGCGGCTGCGGGACTCCGCTGCGCTGCGTTCCTCGCGCTCACCTGTGCCCGCCTTCGTTCGCGCCTGCGGGACTCCGCTGCGCTGCGTTCCTCGCGCTCACCTGTGCCCGCCTTCGTTCGCGCCTGCGGGACTCCGCTGCGCTGCGTTCCTCGCGCTCACCGGGCACCCACCCGCGGCGCGGTGGCCAGTCTCGCCACGTCCCGGAGCACCTGGTCCAGGCTGCCCGCGCCGGCCCAACGGACGACCGGCACGCCGTGCTCGCGGAGCTGACCGATCATCGTGTCCCGGTCCAGCCGCCACAGCCGGTACGCCACCTCGGCCCAGCCCCGGTCCTTCGGCGGCGGCAGGTCGGTCGGCAGGGTGTCCACCGCGACCACGAACCGACCGCCCCGGGCGAGCCGGGCCAGCATCTGCGCCGACCGCTCGTCCAGCAGCGGCGTGAGCACCACCACCAGCGCGTCGGCGGAGAGCACCTGCGGCCCGAAGACCTGGTCGTAGGGCTCGTGCGGGGAGGACTCGGCGTGCACGTCGAGCAGCCACTCCAGCACGGTCAGGTACTGCCGGCGACCGGTGGCCGGGCGCAGCCGGCGGGCGGCCGGACCGTACTCCAGCATCGCCACCCGGTCGCCCCGGTGCAGGTAGTGCTCGCCGATCGCGGCCGCCGCCCGGACCGTGGTGTCCAGCACCGAGGCGGGACCGTTGACGCCCCCCGAGCGGCCCGCCTCGGCCAGCACGTCGAGCAGCACCACCACCTCGGCGTCCCGGTCGGAGAGGGTGGCCGCGACGTGCAGCTGGCGGGCCCGCAGCGAGACCCGCCAGTCGATCCGGCGCAGCCGGTCACCGGGGGCGAAGACCCGCACCCCGGCCAGCTCGCCGCCCTCCCCCGGCCGCCGGGAGTGGTGCGCGCCGACCAGCCCGGCCGCGCGGGGCATCGCCTCCACCGCCTCGAACGGCTCGGTCATCGGGTAGACCCGCGTCCGCACCGGGTCGGTGATCACGGCCCGGGAGACCAGCAGCCCGTCCGCGGTGGCGACCCGGGCGCCGGCCGGACCGATCGGGTGCCGGCCCCACCGCAGGGCCGTCCCGGACAGCTCCAGGTCCACCGCCGTGCCCGTCGGTACGGAGGTGACGAAGGGCCGGTCGGCGCCCCCGGAGCGGGCCACCTCCACGCCTGCCCCGCCGAAGCCGACCTTCTCCACCCGCAGCCAGGGCGACATCCGGGTCCGCACCACCGCCACGTCGTACGACACGGTGTCCGGGTTGCCGACGGCGACCGTGGCGGTCATCGGGCCGCCCTCGACCAGGTGCGCGTCCCCGGTGCTGATCTCCAGCTCCGGGCCGGCGGTGGGCCGGCGGCGCAGCGCGTACGCGGTGCCGAGGGCGAACGGCGTGGCCAGCACCACCAGATCGATCCGGCCGAACAGCACCGCCGCGATCAGCAGCAGCCCGGTGAGCAGCACCGCCCGGCCGAGCGCCCAGGTGGGCGCCCAACCCGTCGCCGGCTCCGGCTCGTGACGGCTGGCCATCAGCGCCCGGGCCGCCCGGCCGCGTAGCTGGGCAGCGCGCCGCTGGCCGGGGCGGGCGTCTGCTCGAGGACCTCCCCGACGACGAAGGACGGGTCGACCCGCCGCAGCCACATCTCCGGGCGCAGCGTGATCCGGTGGGCCAGCGCGGGCGCCGCCACCTCCTTGACGTCCTCCGGCACGACGTAGTCCCGGCCGGCGAAGACGGCCCGGACCCGGGCCAGCAGCAGCAGCGCCAGCGAGCCGCGCGGCGAGGCGCCGACCAGCGCGGACGGGTGCTCCCGGGTGGCCGCGGTGAGCGCCACGATGTAGCGGCCGATCGAGTCCTCGACCACCACGTCCTCCAGCGCGGCCTGCATGGCGCGCAGGGTGGCCGCGTCGACCACCGGCTTGATCTCGGCCTCCTCGCGGCGGCGGGCCATCCGCCGGCGCAGCACCTCCCACTCCTCCTCGTGGTTCGGGTAGCCGAACGACACCCGGAGCAGGAACCGGTCGAGCTGCGCCTCCGGCAACGGGTACGTCCCCTCGTACTCGATCGGGTTGGCGGTCGCGAGCACGTGGAACGGCTCGTCCAGCCGGTAGGTGACGCCCTCGACGGAGACCTGCTTCTCCTGCATCGCCTCCAGCAGCGCCGACTGGGTCTTCGGCGGGGTCCGGTTGATCTCATCGGCGAGCAGCAGGTTGGTGAAGACCGGCCCGGCCCGGAACGAGAAGTCGCCGCTGCGCTGGTCGTACAGGAAGGAGCCGGTGACGTCGGCGGGGAGCAGGTCGGGGGTGAACTGGAGCCGGCGGAAGTCCAGCCCGAGGGCCTGCGCGAAGGAGCGCGCGGTCAGCGTCTTGCCCAGCCCCGGCAGGTCCTCCAGCAGCACGTGCCCACCGGCGAGGATGCCGGCGAGGACGAGTTCCAGCGCCTCCCGCTTGCCGACCACGACCGTGCCGACCGCGTCCAGCACCGCCCGGGCCAGCCGGCCCACCTCGGCGGGGGGCATGCTCCGGTCCACGTCGTTCATCAGAACTCCTTCGAGGAGACCTCGCCCTTCAGGGCGGGGAGGAATCGAACTCCTGCGGAGCAGGGCAGGGATAGCCGGTTCGCCGGCAAGGCGGACTGGTGGCCCCTCCCGAGAGCCCGCAGATTGTCACAGGGCGATGCGATAGTTCGGTAGCCATGAAGACCACGCGCGTGAAGCGGGCATTCAAGTACCGCTTCTATCCGACCGAGGCGCAGGCAGCCGAGCTGTCGCGCACGTTCGGATGCGTGCGCAAGGTTTACAACCTCGCGTTGGCGGCCCGTACGGAGGCGTGGACGCTCCGGCAGGAACGCGTCAGCTACAACGCCACGTCGGCGATGCTGACCGCGTGGAAGAAGACCGGGGAACTGGCCTACCTCAACGAGGTCTCCTCGGTTCCGCTTCAGCAGGCCCTGCGGCACCTTCAGACGGCCTTCACAAACTTCTTCGCTAAACGCGCGCAGTACCCGCGTTTCAAGTCGCGGAAGAGATCGCGGAAGTCGGCGGAGTACACCACCAGCGCTTTCCGCTTCCGCGACGGCACGCTGACGCTGGCGAAGATGGGGGAGCCGCTGCACATCGTGTGGTCGCGCCCTCTCCCGGAGGGTGCGAAGCCGTCGACGGTGACCGTGTCCCAGGACAGCGCGGGCCGCTGGTTCGTGTCCCTGCTGTGCGAGGACCAGACCCTGCAGCCGCTGCCCCCGACCACCGCGGCGATCGGGATAGACGCCGGGCTCGACCACCTGCTGACCCTGTCGACCGGGGAAAAGATCACCAATCCTCGGCATGGGCAGCGCGACCGTGTCCGGCTTGCCCGCGCCCAGCGGGAGCTGTCGCGGAAGGCCAAGGGCTCGGCGAACCGGGACAACGCGCGCCGCAAGGTCGCCAAGGTTTACGCTCGCATCGCCGACCGGCGACGCGACCATCTGCACAAGATCACCACTCGGCTCGTTCGTGACAACCAAACGATCGTGATCGAGGACCTTACCGTTCGGAACCTGCTGAAAAACCACACACTCGCCCGCGCCATCAGCGACGCGGCGTGGCGCGAGTTCCGCAGCATGCTGGAATACAAGGCCCAGTGGTACGGCCGTAAGGTGATCGCGGTCGACCGCTGGTTCCCCTCCTCCAAACTGTGCTCGACCTGCGGAACCGTACGGGTCACGATGCCGCTGCACGTCCGGACCTGGACGTGCGACTGCGGCGCCATCCACGACCGTGACGTGAACGCCGCGCGGAACATTCTGGCCGCCGGGCTGGCGGTGTCTGCCTGTGGAGCTGGTGTAAGACCTCAACGGGAGCCCTCCCGGACAAGGCGGTCGGTGACGAAGCAGGAAACTTCACGGGCGACCGTGGGAATCCCGGTCCTTCAGGGCCGGGAAGATGTCAACACAGCTTCTCCAGTTCGGTGACGATCGCCGCGAGGTCGCGCGGCGACGGGGGGCGGCGGGAGGGCGTGCTGAGGAAGGTCCACAGTGTTTCTCCCAACAGGTTGCGAGCGCGGGCCGGGTCGGACTCGCGGGTGATGCCGTGTCGCTGGCGCAGCCGCTCGTCGGCCAGTTCGCCGAGACGCGGCAGGATCCGCTCGGTGAACCGTTCGCGGTTGCCCGCGCACCAGTCCAGCGGGCGTTCCCACCCGTTGATCGCGGCGCGCAGCGCGTCCCGGGCGGCCCAGTTCCAGGTGCCCGGCTCCTCACCGGCGGGCGCCCGGTAACCGGCCCGGGGCGGCGGCGGGGGCGCCAGCGCGGCGGTGACCCGCCGCACGGCGCGCAGCGCGAGCACCCCGGCGACGATGATCCACAGGGAGATCTGAAGGCCGACCGTCCGCAGGCCCGCCACGACGACCGCCACGATCGCCGCGGTGACCGCGAGGGTCCGCAGCACCAGGCGTAACCGGCCACCGCGGGACGCGACCACCGGTCCGGCCGGCTCTTCCTCGAACGACAGCAGGTCGTCGATGCTGGTGCTCACGGCGTCACCCTGGTTCGCGACTGCGGGGCTCGCAAGACCGGCTCACTCCTCGCGCTCACGGCGTCACCCGCTCGGAGGCGGTGAGGCTGGTCAACTCGCCGCGCAGGCGGCGCAGGGACGCCCGGGCCTGGTCGCGCATCCGCTTGTCAACGGTGTGCGTGGCGTACCGGGCCTCCCGATAGACGTGCGCGAACCCGTCCAGCACGTCGGCGCTGGCGATCGCCGGTACGCCGGCGGCCGGGTCGCCGCGCAGCAGCCGGCTGACCAGGTCGGTCGGGGTGTCCCCGGCGAGTCGGGGCACGCCGGCCTCCTCGGCGGCCTCCTCCAGGCGGACCCAGCAGGCGATCACCGCGGTGCGCGGGTCGGTGTCCCGGTCGTCCAGCTCCACCAGGCCCGCGTCGAGCGCGGCCACCACCTCCCGCGCGGTGCCCTCGGCGGTACGCCGGGCCCGCTGCACGGGGATCGCCCGGGTGGTACGCCGCAGCGCGCCCCGGACCAGCGTCCAGCCGACGTACCCGATGGCGAGCAGGGCCGACAGGCCGAGCACGATCGTGGCGGCGGTGACGATCCAGTGCGGGATCTGCGCCTGGGTGGCCTCGGCGCCGTCCCTCGGCTCGACGGCGATCGACGGCGCGGGCTCGGCGGAGGGGTAGTCCGGCACGTAGGGGATGTTGTCCGCGGCGGGCGGGATCCGGCTGGCCCCGATCGAGGAGTGCCCGGCCGCGAACGCGGCGACGGCCAGCAGGACGGTCACCGCCGCGACCGGCCACCACCTGCGCAGCACGCCGAGGTCCATCCCACCGCCCCACGCATTCCTCAGTGCACCCCGGCCAACTGCTTCGCCCGGGCGAACACGTCGTCCAGCATCCCTGGTGTCAGCCGCCCGGTGAAGGTGTTCTGCTGGCTGACGTGATAGCAGCCGAGCAGCGCCGGTGCGGAACTGCCGGACCAGTGTGCCCCATGGCCGAAGGCCGGTCGCGGACTGGGCGGGCGGACGCCGTACACGTCGCGCAGCACCGGCCACCATGCGGCCCAGGCGAAGGCACCCAGCGCGACCACGACGCGCAGGGTGGGCCGGATCAGCGCGACCTCCCGGTGCAGCCACGGCGCGCAGGTGTCCCGCTCGGCCGGGGTGGGTTTGTTGTCCGGCGGCGCGCAGCGCACGGCGGCGAAGATGCGGGTGTCGCGCAGGGTCAGGCCGTCGTCGGCGGCGACGCTGGTCGGCTGGTTGGCCAGGCCGGCGCGGTGCAGTGCGGCGAAGAGCACGTCGCCGGAGCGGTCGCCGGTGAAGATCCGGCCGGTGCGGTTGCCGCCGTGCGCGGCCGGCGCCAGGCCGAGGATGGCGATCCGCGCGTCCGACGCGCCGAAGCCGGGCACCGGGCGGCCCCAGTACCGCTGGTCGCGGAAGGCGGCCCGCTTGACCCGGGCGACCTCCTCCCGCCAGGCGACCAGGCGCGGGCAGGCGAAGCAGTTGCTCACCGCGCCGTCGAGGTCGGCGAGGTCGGTCGCCCGCGCGGCGCGGGCGACCACCTCGGCGGGGGTACGCGGCTCAGCCAAGCTTGGCCCGGAAGAGTTCCAGGGTGCGGGCCCAGGCGGTGGCGGCGGCCCGCTGGTCGAACTTCTCCGGCCGGTCCTCGTTGAAGAACGCGTGTGACGTGCCCGGGTAGTCGTACGTCTGGCAGGTGCCGCCGGCCGCCTCGATGGCCAGACGGGCGGCCTGCACGCCGTCGGCCGACGAGAGGCCGTCCTCTTCGGAGCAGTGGATGAGGGCGGCCTTGCCGGCGTAGTCGGCCCAGTCGGAGCGCATGCCCTCCCAGGGCAGCCGGGGGTAGAAGCCGGCGGTGGCGACGATCCGCTCCGAGAAGGTCGCCGACCAGAGGGCCAGGCTGGCGCCGGCGCAGAAGCCGGCGCAGCCGACCTTGCCGGTGACCTCGGGACGGTTGGCGAGGTATTCCGCCGCGGCGGCGATGTCCGTCGCCGCCTCGTCCATCTGCGGCCCGTTCAGCATCTGCCGGGGCTCGGTCGGCTTGCTGGCCGGCTCGCCGTGCCGGAAGTCCGGGGCGAGGGCGACGAAGCCCGCCTCGGCGAAGCGGTCCACCACTGCCCGGACGTGGGGCACGAGGCCCCACCAGTCCTGGATGACGATGACCGCGGGGCTGGCCACACCGCCGGAGGGTATCGCGAGATACCCCTCGCTCGTCCCTCCGTTGCTGGTGAAGCTCACCGTCTCGCCCATGGCCCGTCCTCCTAGCGGTCAGTCATCGTTGGCTGGTCGCCCAGTGGTCCTACGTGCCGGTAGCCTGCCACGCCGTCACCGCGCCGGGGAAGACGCCGGGACAGTGGCATTCACCTCCCGTTCGCCTTGTGGACGAGGCAGAGCAGGTAGCCGTCGCCGTCGCCGTCCACGCGGTAGAAGACGTATCCGTCGTCGCCGGGCCGAAAGTACGGCTCGCACGCCGCCGCCGAGCGGCTCCGCGCCGCGGCCGGGTCGTCCACCCGGCCGATCACGGCGTACCCGACCCGGGCGCTGGTGCAGGGAACGATCCTGGGGTCGTCGGCCGACATCGCCCGGGCGCCGTCGACCCGGGGCAGGTCGGCGACGCAGTCGCCGGCCTTCGCGTCGGCCGTGCCGTCCGGGGCCAGCGACCCGCCGAGGGGTCCGGGACCCAGCTTGAGCACCGCGGTCACCGCGAGCGCGACCAGCACGCCGAGGACCAGCACGACGACGCCGAGGACCGTGCCGATCCGGGACCGCCCGCCGGTCGGGGCTGCCGCGGCTGCCGGCTGCTGCTCGCTCTCGGGCGCGGCGGGTGCAAAAGTCTCGGCGACCTGCTCTGACACGGGCGTTCCTTCCGGGGTGGGGTGAGCAAGCGACACCGTAGCGACCAAGATCGGGCCGCGCAGTCCCGCCCCGGTCCACCGTGGACGCGAAAGGGGCGCCCACCGGATCGGCGGGCGCCCCTCGGCATGGTTCAGCGGGTCGGACTCGGCACCGGAGCCGTGCTGGTCGGGGCCGGGGTCACCGTTGCGGTGGGGACCGGGGTCGGCGTGGCGGCAGCCGTCGGCGACGAACTGTCCGTCGGTTGCGGCGACGCCGGGGTCGCCGCGGGCGCTCGGCCCGCCGGTGGCACCGGGACCGCGGCGGGCGGCCGCGGCCGGAACGGCGCGAGTTGCGGGCAGAACGGGTAGCCGGTCCGCAGCGCGGCGTCCGGTTGGGCCGGGTCGACACACGACGGGTAGCCGAGCCGGATCGGCACGCCGTTCTGATCGAACAGCCGGGCATTCTCCACCAGCCGCCCCTCGCTGTCGTAGACGAAGACGTCCTGGACGGAGTCGTACCGGTCGCCGACCGACACCCCCTTGTAGCCGAACTCGTCCGACTCGGCGTTCTGGTCCACGTCGACGAGCATGGCGAAGGAGAAGAGTAGTAACGCGGCGGTGCCGAGGCGCAGCAGACGGCGGGGCCAGCCCCGCAGGCCGCCGGAGCGGTGCCCCAACCAGACCGAGGCGAGGACGCCGCCGGCGAGCAGGAACAGGCCCGCCACCGCGCTGTCGCCGAGCCGGGGCAGCAGGCCCGACGGCTCGCCGAGCGCGGCGGAGACCAGCAGCGCCGCCAGCCAGCCCCGCAGCACCCACCAGGCCGGCCGGAGCAGCCGGAGGAAATCGGACGCCTTGGCGTACCCGAGGAGCGGGCCCAGCCGGGCGTCGAAGGCACGCAGCCGGGCATCGAGCCGGACCCGGGCGACGGCGATCCGCCCGCCGAGGTGCCGGTCACCGCCGGGGCCGTCGGCGCCGGCGGCGGCCCGCAGCTCGGCGGCGTACGCCTCGGGCTCGCCGAGCCGGTCGACCAGCGAGCCGTCCGCCTCGGCGGCGACCTCGGTCAGGTGCTCCGGCAGGTCCTCGGTCAACTCGTCGCGGACGGCGGGCGGCAGGTCGGCCAGTGCGGCCCGGACCCGGTCGACGTAGTCCGCGATGTCCTGCCCAGTGACGGTCATGCCGCCATCCCCCGATCGTCGAGCAGTGCGTCCATGGTCGTGGCGAAGGAGCGCCAGGTCTTGCCGGAGCGGGCGAGCTGGTCCCGGCCGGCGGCGTTGAGGGCGTAGTACTTGCGGTGCGGGCCGGACTCGCTCGGCACGACGTAGGTGGTGAGCAGGCCGGCGGCGAAGAGCCGGCGCAGCGTGCCGTAGACCGACGCGTCGCCGACCTCCTCCAGGCCGGCGTCGCGCAACCGGCGGAGGATGTCGTAACCGTAGCCGTCCTCCTCCCGGAGCACGGCGAGGACGGCGAGGTCGAGCACGCCCTTGAGGAGCTGGGTGGTATCCACGTTTCCGACAGTAGTGCGCATTACATAGTACCGTCAAGAAAACACTAGCTTTCGCGGGCCGCGTCGTAGGGTCGGAAACATGTCGTGGAGCAGCTACGGATCGTTCCTGATCTTCGCCACGGTGCTGATCCTCATCCCCGGCCCGGACTTCGCGGTGGTCACCCGGAACACCCTGGCCGCCGGTCGACGGCGCGGCAGGTGGAGCGCGGTCGGAGTGACCGGCTCGAACGCCGTACAGGGCGTCGCCGCGGCGGCCGGGCTGGGCGCGCTCATCGTCCGCTCCCAACCACTGTTCGAGACGATCCGCTGGGCCGGCGTCGCGTACCTGGCGTACCTCGGTGTGCAGGCGGGGCGCTCGGCCTGGCAGGGCCGGTACGCCCCGCTGGCCGACGGCGGCGCCACCTCGTCCGGCGAGGCGCTGACCGCCTTCCGGCAGGGCTTCCTCTCCAACATCACCAACCCGAAGGTGCTGGCCTTCTACCTGGCCGTGCTGCCGCAGTTCGTCGGCGGCTCCGCGCCCCTGGGGGTGCTGCTGGTGTTCGCGCTCAGCCACGCGGTGCTGGGGCTGGCCTACCTGCTGGTGCTGGTCGGGGCGATGAACCGCGCCCGCGACCTGCTGGCCCGCCGCCGGGTACGACGCTGGCTCGACGGGCTGACCGGGGTGGCCCTGCTCGGCTTCAGCGCCCGCCTCGCCACCGAACGCGCCTGATTCGGGATACCGCCGCACGGCCTCGAATGGCCGACGTACGGCGGTCGCGAGGCCTGACTCAGCAGCAGGTGCGGATGGATCAGACGTAAAGCTTGCGGAGCTCGCGGCCGATGTCGGAGACGTCGGTCAGCGTGCCGCTGGCCACCGACATCATGAGAGCCTCGGCTTGATCAACGTCGACTTCCTGAATCGGCACCTCGTTGAGGGCCAGAAAGACGCGCGCCGCCGACCAGGCGAGACGCTTGTTCCCATCGATCAAAGCGTGGTTCATGCAGACCGAGTGAAGC
The window above is part of the Micromonospora inositola genome. Proteins encoded here:
- a CDS encoding DUF58 domain-containing protein, with protein sequence MASRHEPEPATGWAPTWALGRAVLLTGLLLIAAVLFGRIDLVVLATPFALGTAYALRRRPTAGPELEISTGDAHLVEGGPMTATVAVGNPDTVSYDVAVVRTRMSPWLRVEKVGFGGAGVEVARSGGADRPFVTSVPTGTAVDLELSGTALRWGRHPIGPAGARVATADGLLVSRAVITDPVRTRVYPMTEPFEAVEAMPRAAGLVGAHHSRRPGEGGELAGVRVFAPGDRLRRIDWRVSLRARQLHVAATLSDRDAEVVVLLDVLAEAGRSGGVNGPASVLDTTVRAAAAIGEHYLHRGDRVAMLEYGPAARRLRPATGRRQYLTVLEWLLDVHAESSPHEPYDQVFGPQVLSADALVVVLTPLLDERSAQMLARLARGGRFVVAVDTLPTDLPPPKDRGWAEVAYRLWRLDRDTMIGQLREHGVPVVRWAGAGSLDQVLRDVARLATAPRVGAR
- a CDS encoding AAA family ATPase, whose protein sequence is MNDVDRSMPPAEVGRLARAVLDAVGTVVVGKREALELVLAGILAGGHVLLEDLPGLGKTLTARSFAQALGLDFRRLQFTPDLLPADVTGSFLYDQRSGDFSFRAGPVFTNLLLADEINRTPPKTQSALLEAMQEKQVSVEGVTYRLDEPFHVLATANPIEYEGTYPLPEAQLDRFLLRVSFGYPNHEEEWEVLRRRMARRREEAEIKPVVDAATLRAMQAALEDVVVEDSIGRYIVALTAATREHPSALVGASPRGSLALLLLARVRAVFAGRDYVVPEDVKEVAAPALAHRITLRPEMWLRRVDPSFVVGEVLEQTPAPASGALPSYAAGRPGR
- a CDS encoding RNA-guided endonuclease InsQ/TnpB family protein; the protein is MKTTRVKRAFKYRFYPTEAQAAELSRTFGCVRKVYNLALAARTEAWTLRQERVSYNATSAMLTAWKKTGELAYLNEVSSVPLQQALRHLQTAFTNFFAKRAQYPRFKSRKRSRKSAEYTTSAFRFRDGTLTLAKMGEPLHIVWSRPLPEGAKPSTVTVSQDSAGRWFVSLLCEDQTLQPLPPTTAAIGIDAGLDHLLTLSTGEKITNPRHGQRDRVRLARAQRELSRKAKGSANRDNARRKVAKVYARIADRRRDHLHKITTRLVRDNQTIVIEDLTVRNLLKNHTLARAISDAAWREFRSMLEYKAQWYGRKVIAVDRWFPSSKLCSTCGTVRVTMPLHVRTWTCDCGAIHDRDVNAARNILAAGLAVSACGAGVRPQREPSRTRRSVTKQETSRATVGIPVLQGREDVNTASPVR
- a CDS encoding DUF4129 domain-containing protein; the protein is MDLGVLRRWWPVAAVTVLLAVAAFAAGHSSIGASRIPPAADNIPYVPDYPSAEPAPSIAVEPRDGAEATQAQIPHWIVTAATIVLGLSALLAIGYVGWTLVRGALRRTTRAIPVQRARRTAEGTAREVVAALDAGLVELDDRDTDPRTAVIACWVRLEEAAEEAGVPRLAGDTPTDLVSRLLRGDPAAGVPAIASADVLDGFAHVYREARYATHTVDKRMRDQARASLRRLRGELTSLTASERVTP
- a CDS encoding uracil-DNA glycosylase, which encodes MAEPRTPAEVVARAARATDLADLDGAVSNCFACPRLVAWREEVARVKRAAFRDQRYWGRPVPGFGASDARIAILGLAPAAHGGNRTGRIFTGDRSGDVLFAALHRAGLANQPTSVAADDGLTLRDTRIFAAVRCAPPDNKPTPAERDTCAPWLHREVALIRPTLRVVVALGAFAWAAWWPVLRDVYGVRPPSPRPAFGHGAHWSGSSAPALLGCYHVSQQNTFTGRLTPGMLDDVFARAKQLAGVH
- a CDS encoding dienelactone hydrolase family protein, whose translation is MGETVSFTSNGGTSEGYLAIPSGGVASPAVIVIQDWWGLVPHVRAVVDRFAEAGFVALAPDFRHGEPASKPTEPRQMLNGPQMDEAATDIAAAAEYLANRPEVTGKVGCAGFCAGASLALWSATFSERIVATAGFYPRLPWEGMRSDWADYAGKAALIHCSEEDGLSSADGVQAARLAIEAAGGTCQTYDYPGTSHAFFNEDRPEKFDQRAAATAWARTLELFRAKLG
- a CDS encoding LppU/SCO3897 family protein, coding for MSEQVAETFAPAAPESEQQPAAAAAPTGGRSRIGTVLGVVVLVLGVLVALAVTAVLKLGPGPLGGSLAPDGTADAKAGDCVADLPRVDGARAMSADDPRIVPCTSARVGYAVIGRVDDPAAARSRSAAACEPYFRPGDDGYVFYRVDGDGDGYLLCLVHKANGR
- a CDS encoding HAAS signaling domain-containing protein; the protein is MTVTGQDIADYVDRVRAALADLPPAVRDELTEDLPEHLTEVAAEADGSLVDRLGEPEAYAAELRAAAGADGPGGDRHLGGRIAVARVRLDARLRAFDARLGPLLGYAKASDFLRLLRPAWWVLRGWLAALLVSAALGEPSGLLPRLGDSAVAGLFLLAGGVLASVWLGHRSGGLRGWPRRLLRLGTAALLLFSFAMLVDVDQNAESDEFGYKGVSVGDRYDSVQDVFVYDSEGRLVENARLFDQNGVPIRLGYPSCVDPAQPDAALRTGYPFCPQLAPFRPRPPAAVPVPPAGRAPAATPASPQPTDSSSPTAAATPTPVPTATVTPAPTSTAPVPSPTR
- a CDS encoding PadR family transcriptional regulator, whose translation is MDTTQLLKGVLDLAVLAVLREEDGYGYDILRRLRDAGLEEVGDASVYGTLRRLFAAGLLTTYVVPSESGPHRKYYALNAAGRDQLARSGKTWRSFATTMDALLDDRGMAA
- a CDS encoding LysE family translocator; its protein translation is MSWSSYGSFLIFATVLILIPGPDFAVVTRNTLAAGRRRGRWSAVGVTGSNAVQGVAAAAGLGALIVRSQPLFETIRWAGVAYLAYLGVQAGRSAWQGRYAPLADGGATSSGEALTAFRQGFLSNITNPKVLAFYLAVLPQFVGGSAPLGVLLVFALSHAVLGLAYLLVLVGAMNRARDLLARRRVRRWLDGLTGVALLGFSARLATERA
- a CDS encoding type II toxin-antitoxin system death-on-curing family toxin — translated: MINYLEVDDLMEIASIVLGETPQVRDFGLLSSAVVRPATVAFGEEAYTDLWGKAAALLHSVCMNHALIDGNKRLAWSAARVFLALNEVPIQEVDVDQAEALMMSVASGTLTDVSDIGRELRKLYV